One genomic segment of Rhodothermales bacterium includes these proteins:
- a CDS encoding DUF3524 domain-containing protein, translated as MSRVLNVLALEPWFGGSHKSALLGLSSHSRHDFRLITLPDRFWKWRMQGAAVSLAQATLDAVSSGYRPDLLFASSMVNVPAYVALTRDAAPRLPIVLYMHENQLTYVLPDSGPPDYTYAFINYLSCLTADEVVFNSEFHRSEFLGALPEFLKRFPDHTHGDTTSRILSKSSVLHLGIDAAAIDARLTPRTATRTSGPTPAILWNHRWEYDKNPESFFRVLNRLDDAGLEFDLILIGEKFENRPTVFDEARDRYGSRILQFGFAPTFDEYCTWLDRSDVVVSTSDHEFFGISMVEAIHCGCHPLVPNRLSYPEIVSSVERPPAGEARIFYETEEQLYQALVSLLSGETQMLSRSRLRSLVARFDWKTRASEFDAMLDRVAGASVRLG; from the coding sequence TTGTCCCGCGTCCTGAACGTCCTTGCGCTCGAACCATGGTTCGGTGGCTCCCATAAGAGTGCCCTGCTGGGTCTTTCGTCCCACAGCCGGCACGACTTCCGCCTGATCACGCTGCCAGATCGGTTCTGGAAGTGGCGAATGCAAGGAGCCGCTGTCTCGCTCGCGCAGGCGACACTCGATGCGGTGTCAAGCGGATATCGGCCGGACCTGTTGTTCGCGAGCAGTATGGTCAACGTGCCGGCATATGTGGCGTTGACACGCGACGCAGCTCCGCGACTTCCCATTGTGCTCTACATGCACGAGAATCAGCTCACCTACGTCCTGCCCGACAGTGGGCCTCCCGATTACACGTACGCGTTCATTAATTATCTGTCGTGTCTGACCGCCGATGAAGTGGTGTTCAATTCGGAATTTCACCGGTCCGAATTCCTCGGAGCACTACCGGAGTTTCTCAAGCGTTTTCCGGATCACACTCACGGTGACACGACCTCCAGGATTCTATCGAAATCATCTGTGCTGCATCTCGGCATAGACGCTGCCGCGATCGACGCGCGGCTGACTCCGAGGACTGCCACTCGGACATCCGGTCCGACACCCGCAATTCTCTGGAACCACCGGTGGGAGTACGACAAGAACCCGGAGTCCTTTTTCAGGGTGCTGAACAGACTCGATGATGCCGGCCTGGAGTTCGATCTTATCCTGATCGGGGAGAAATTCGAAAATCGACCGACGGTTTTCGACGAAGCGCGGGATCGGTACGGGAGCCGGATCCTGCAGTTCGGATTTGCACCCACGTTCGACGAGTACTGTACCTGGCTGGATCGGTCGGACGTTGTTGTGTCGACGTCCGACCACGAGTTTTTCGGGATCTCGATGGTTGAGGCGATACACTGCGGGTGCCATCCTCTCGTGCCGAATCGCCTTAGCTATCCCGAGATCGTGAGCAGCGTGGAACGGCCTCCCGCCGGCGAGGCCCGGATATTCTACGAGACGGAAGAGCAGCTTTATCAGGCCCTCGTGTCGCTGCTGAGCGGCGAGACGCAGATGCTATCCCGCAGCAGGCTGCGGAGCCTGGTTGCGCGTTTCGACTGGAAGACCCGTGCGTCCGAATTTGACGCGATGCTGGACCGTGTGGCCGGAGCGTCAGTTCGCCTCGGGTGA